Proteins encoded by one window of Gemmatimonadales bacterium:
- a CDS encoding (5-formylfuran-3-yl)methyl phosphate synthase encodes MSVRSAAEVGAALAGGADIIDAKEPSRGSLGPVDRSVLREIERRVPPAVPFSMALGDVENGVDAAGEIGGLDLRSRPSGVFVKLGHARPPAIEAETSLRAAILAARTALSPFKVVLVAYADRGATAGLVPREVVRLAARIQAHGVLLDTWSKDGGDLFAFMTPGQVKAWVEAARTAGLMPAVAGSLRAESLGSIREIDPDVVGVRGAACTGGREGTIDLEKVRTLRRTLDALQPHPVR; translated from the coding sequence GTGAGCGTGCGATCGGCAGCGGAAGTGGGGGCCGCCCTCGCCGGCGGGGCCGATATCATCGATGCCAAGGAGCCGTCCCGCGGCTCGCTCGGTCCAGTCGATCGATCGGTTCTGCGGGAGATCGAGCGCAGGGTCCCGCCCGCCGTGCCGTTCAGCATGGCACTGGGCGATGTCGAGAACGGAGTCGACGCGGCGGGCGAGATCGGCGGACTGGACTTGAGATCCAGGCCGTCGGGAGTCTTCGTGAAACTGGGGCACGCCCGGCCGCCCGCGATCGAAGCTGAGACCTCCTTACGCGCCGCGATCCTCGCGGCGAGGACGGCCCTTTCGCCGTTCAAGGTGGTGCTGGTTGCCTACGCGGACCGTGGCGCGACGGCTGGTCTGGTCCCCCGGGAGGTAGTGAGGCTCGCCGCCCGGATCCAGGCCCACGGTGTCCTGCTCGACACCTGGAGCAAGGATGGCGGTGATCTCTTTGCCTTCATGACACCGGGTCAAGTGAAGGCCTGGGTCGAGGCGGCGCGCACGGCTGGACTGATGCCCGCCGTCGCGGGGTCCCTCCGGGCCGAGAGCCTCGGGTCGATCCGCGAGATCGATCCTGATGTCGTCGGAGTACGCGGGGCCGCCTGCACCGGCGGGCGCGAGGGTACGATCGACCTGGAGAAAGTTCGCACGCTTCGCCGGACGCTTGACGCGCTGCAGCCTCATCCGGTGAGGTGA
- a CDS encoding SDR family oxidoreductase, whose protein sequence is MLDRKIVLVTGASSGIGRAIALGCARAGADVAITYRSNAAGGEETAAEIRSLGRRAEVFRVDVSVETEVTALAGELRRRFPRVDAWINNAGADILTGQGGRRSRLEKLDLLLAVDLRGTVLASWAAVDLMRAQGGGGTIINMSWDHVCLGMAGENPILYSAAKGGIMSFSKSLAREIAPEIRVNILAPGFIETAFGQDADEGFRAEVVARTPLARWGVPDDLAGAAVFLASDASAFMTGQMIMVNGGVVM, encoded by the coding sequence ATGCTGGACCGGAAGATCGTGCTCGTGACCGGCGCGTCGAGTGGAATCGGCCGAGCCATCGCCCTGGGGTGCGCGCGGGCCGGCGCCGACGTGGCCATAACCTACCGGAGCAACGCGGCCGGCGGCGAGGAGACGGCGGCGGAGATCCGCAGCCTTGGCCGCCGGGCCGAGGTATTCCGGGTCGACGTCAGTGTCGAGACGGAGGTCACCGCGCTCGCTGGCGAGCTGCGCCGGCGCTTCCCCCGGGTGGACGCGTGGATCAACAACGCCGGTGCCGACATTCTCACCGGTCAGGGTGGCCGGCGCTCCCGGCTGGAGAAGCTGGACCTGCTGCTGGCGGTCGACCTGCGCGGTACAGTGCTCGCCTCCTGGGCCGCGGTCGATCTGATGCGGGCTCAGGGCGGCGGCGGCACCATAATCAACATGTCCTGGGATCACGTCTGCCTCGGCATGGCCGGAGAGAACCCTATCCTCTATTCTGCCGCCAAAGGCGGCATCATGAGCTTCAGCAAGTCGCTCGCCCGCGAGATCGCTCCGGAGATCCGGGTGAACATCCTGGCGCCAGGCTTCATCGAGACCGCGTTCGGGCAGGATGCCGACGAGGGCTTCCGAGCCGAGGTGGTGGCCAGGACTCCACTGGCACGGTGGGGCGTGCCGGATGACCTTGCCGGAGCCGCCGTCTTCCTCGCCTCGGACGCGTCCGCCTTCATGACCGGCCAGATGATCATGGTGAACGGCGGCGTGGTCATGTAG
- a CDS encoding 4a-hydroxytetrahydrobiopterin dehydratase, with the protein MPATKERTYNDSEIAERLKALPGWYYEDGWIRRVYKTDGWPTTLMLVNAVGYLAEAAYHHPDLTVTWGRLTVKLQNHAAGGITDKDFELARKIEEHVLWRPQGGALEGTPNKWVRPGDPR; encoded by the coding sequence ATGCCAGCCACCAAGGAACGAACCTACAACGATTCCGAGATCGCCGAGCGGCTCAAGGCGCTGCCCGGCTGGTACTACGAGGATGGATGGATCCGCCGGGTGTACAAGACCGATGGCTGGCCAACCACGCTGATGCTGGTCAACGCCGTCGGGTACCTGGCCGAGGCGGCGTATCACCATCCGGACCTCACGGTGACCTGGGGTCGTCTCACCGTGAAGCTGCAGAACCATGCGGCCGGCGGGATCACCGACAAGGACTTCGAGCTCGCCCGGAAGATCGAGGAGCACGTGCTCTGGCGGCCACAGGGTGGTGCGCTGGAGGGTACGCCCAACAAGTGGGTCCGGCCGGGGGATCCACGGTAA
- a CDS encoding DUF6513 domain-containing protein, which translates to MGPAGGSTVSPAKVLFVTGRLAEPALRRVLEEMHPPFEAAVAVLKITVAALMTTPWIARFLEVPAGTELVLIPGLCEGETSILSDRFGVRVEKGPKDLREIPRYFGQAGAALDYGAYTIEILAEINNAPRLSRDAVRAAAEYFHTSGADLIDVGCTPGVPFPWLGDIVRELRAAGIRVSVDSFDPTEIRTAVEAGAELVLSVNGSNLEVARELGGARVVVIPDSGEGLETLDRSIQALERWGVPYLIDPVIEPIGFGFMASLERYAEVHRRYPAAGQLMGVGNITELTSADTTGVHALLLAICEEIGVSAVLTTEVIPWARGAVREIDVARRLMHHAVQHRTLPKGIDDRLLTVKDPVILEYGEEELRQLHAAVRDANFRIFTDRSTITVFNSQIFVRGTDIQEIFGQLGVDEASHAFYLGRELMKAKLAITLGKTYRQEGALAWGYLTPPDDVRSEHVKLTQHRRRVDEAAPRRAEGS; encoded by the coding sequence GTGGGTCCGGCCGGGGGATCCACGGTAAGCCCGGCCAAGGTCCTCTTCGTCACCGGCAGGCTCGCCGAGCCGGCGCTCCGGCGCGTCCTCGAGGAGATGCACCCGCCGTTCGAAGCCGCGGTGGCGGTGCTCAAGATTACGGTGGCGGCGTTGATGACCACGCCGTGGATCGCCCGCTTTCTGGAGGTGCCTGCCGGCACCGAGCTGGTCCTCATTCCGGGGCTCTGTGAGGGGGAAACCTCGATCCTGAGCGACCGGTTCGGCGTCCGGGTCGAGAAGGGTCCCAAGGATCTGCGGGAGATTCCACGGTACTTCGGGCAGGCCGGGGCGGCGCTCGATTACGGTGCCTATACCATCGAGATCCTGGCCGAGATCAACAACGCGCCGCGGCTCTCCCGCGATGCGGTTCGGGCGGCCGCCGAGTACTTCCATACCAGCGGCGCCGACCTGATCGACGTCGGCTGTACGCCCGGAGTCCCCTTTCCCTGGCTGGGCGACATCGTCCGCGAGCTCCGCGCGGCGGGAATCAGGGTCAGTGTGGACAGCTTCGACCCGACCGAGATCCGGACCGCGGTCGAGGCCGGGGCCGAGCTGGTGCTGAGCGTGAACGGGTCCAACCTCGAGGTGGCGCGCGAGCTGGGCGGAGCGCGGGTGGTGGTCATCCCCGACTCCGGTGAAGGGCTGGAGACCCTCGATCGCAGCATCCAGGCGCTGGAGCGCTGGGGTGTGCCTTACCTCATCGATCCGGTGATCGAGCCGATCGGGTTCGGCTTCATGGCCTCGCTGGAGCGGTACGCGGAGGTTCACCGGCGCTATCCGGCGGCGGGCCAGTTGATGGGAGTGGGCAACATCACCGAGCTCACCAGCGCCGACACGACCGGGGTGCACGCGTTGCTGCTGGCCATCTGCGAGGAGATCGGGGTCAGCGCGGTCCTCACCACCGAGGTAATTCCCTGGGCGCGGGGGGCCGTTCGCGAGATCGACGTCGCGCGCCGGCTCATGCATCACGCGGTGCAGCATCGCACCCTGCCCAAGGGAATCGACGACCGGCTGCTTACGGTGAAGGACCCGGTGATCCTGGAGTATGGAGAGGAGGAACTCCGGCAGCTCCATGCGGCGGTGAGGGACGCCAACTTCCGCATCTTCACCGACCGCTCGACGATCACCGTGTTCAACAGCCAGATCTTCGTGCGCGGCACCGACATTCAGGAGATCTTCGGACAGCTCGGAGTGGACGAGGCGAGTCACGCCTTCTATCTGGGCCGGGAACTGATGAAGGCCAAGCTCGCCATTACGCTGGGGAAGACCTACCGGCAGGAGGGGGCTCTCGCCTGGGGGTATCTCACGCCGCCGGACGATGTTCGCTCGGAGCACGTGAAGCTCACCCAGCACCGCCGCCGGGTGGATGAAGCGGCGCCGCGGCGCGCGGAAGGCTCATGA
- the pabB gene encoding aminodeoxychorismate synthase component I codes for MNVGPLVENLGPAGDPAEIAARFLDLPYLLFLDSATARATAGTAAGEVHQLGRYSFLTADPWRVVRGKGAVTSMGDGRGEWSSAPGDPLLAVEELLEAFAAEPVSGLPPFQGGAAGYVGYDYGGVLERLPGARFDDLAISDVVLGLYDWVIAWDHRLDTAWVISTGIPETGPRRERRARERLSMVQARLAVPATPAASPERPSAPGPDCPPAPAYPVVGVDEAENIGLRSTFTHRGYLDAVTRVREYIIAGDIFQANLSQRFEAPLTEPAFDLYCRLRGRNPAAFAAYLDFGDLQVVSASPERFLRLDENRRQVETRPIKGTRPRGLGPMHDAALGRALSESDKDRAENVMIVDLLRNDLSRVCRPGTVRVPELFALEHHPTVHHLVSTVVGELEPGTGAVDLLRAAFPGGSITGAPKVRAMEIIAELEPTRRGVYCGSIGYLSTTGAMDTSIVIRTYLALRGRVYFQAGGGIVADSEPELEYRETLDKAQALIGALAQGFRAR; via the coding sequence ATGAACGTCGGCCCGCTGGTGGAGAACCTGGGACCCGCGGGTGACCCGGCGGAGATCGCGGCGCGATTCCTGGACCTGCCATACCTGCTCTTCCTCGACAGCGCCACGGCCAGAGCTACTGCCGGGACCGCCGCCGGCGAGGTGCATCAGCTCGGCCGTTACTCCTTTCTCACCGCGGATCCCTGGCGGGTCGTCCGGGGAAAGGGCGCCGTCACCTCGATGGGGGACGGCCGCGGCGAGTGGAGCAGCGCGCCCGGCGACCCGCTCCTGGCGGTGGAGGAACTCCTGGAGGCCTTCGCCGCGGAGCCGGTCTCGGGTCTCCCGCCTTTCCAGGGAGGAGCCGCGGGGTACGTCGGGTACGACTACGGCGGAGTGCTCGAGCGACTTCCGGGCGCCCGCTTCGACGACCTCGCCATATCCGACGTGGTGCTGGGCTTGTATGACTGGGTCATAGCGTGGGATCACCGGCTGGATACGGCGTGGGTGATTTCGACCGGGATTCCCGAGACCGGCCCCAGACGGGAGCGGCGGGCCCGCGAGCGCCTCTCGATGGTACAGGCTCGCCTGGCCGTCCCCGCTACTCCTGCAGCCAGCCCGGAAAGGCCCTCCGCCCCCGGTCCAGACTGCCCACCCGCCCCAGCCTATCCGGTGGTGGGTGTCGACGAGGCCGAGAACATCGGCCTTCGCTCTACCTTCACTCACCGGGGTTATCTCGACGCCGTCACCCGGGTGCGGGAATACATCATCGCGGGCGACATCTTCCAGGCCAATCTATCCCAGCGATTCGAAGCGCCGCTCACCGAGCCGGCGTTCGACCTCTACTGCCGACTCCGCGGGCGTAACCCGGCCGCCTTTGCGGCGTACCTCGACTTCGGCGACCTCCAGGTGGTGAGCGCCTCCCCCGAGCGGTTCCTCCGGCTGGACGAAAACCGCCGCCAGGTCGAGACCCGGCCGATCAAGGGTACCCGTCCACGCGGCCTCGGTCCGATGCACGACGCCGCGCTGGGCCGCGCGCTCTCGGAGAGCGACAAGGACCGGGCGGAGAACGTGATGATCGTGGATCTGCTGCGGAACGATCTGTCGCGAGTCTGCCGGCCGGGCACCGTCCGGGTTCCCGAGCTCTTCGCCCTGGAGCACCACCCGACCGTCCACCACCTGGTGTCTACCGTGGTGGGCGAGCTGGAGCCGGGCACCGGCGCCGTCGACCTGCTGCGGGCGGCCTTCCCGGGGGGCTCCATCACCGGTGCACCCAAGGTTCGCGCCATGGAGATCATCGCCGAGCTGGAGCCGACTCGGCGCGGGGTGTACTGCGGCTCGATCGGCTACCTCAGTACCACCGGAGCGATGGATACCAGCATCGTCATCCGTACCTATCTGGCTCTCCGGGGGCGGGTATACTTCCAGGCCGGCGGCGGCATCGTAGCGGATTCCGAACCCGAGCTGGAGTACCGGGAAACGCTGGACAAGGCCCAGGCGCTGATCGGAGCGCTGGCCCAGGGATTCCGAGCGCGATGA
- a CDS encoding aminodeoxychorismate/anthranilate synthase component II — protein sequence MILLIDNYDSFVYNLARYVRELGEVPVVRRHDAVTPDEIRGLAPSHIIISPGPCSPAEAGISTEVVRRLGPTVPILGVCLGHQCIGAAYGGEIVRSGRPMHGKTSPIHHRGKGLFTGIPSPFRATRYHSLVIAPASVPPELEITATAEDGEIMAVQHARFPVFGVQFHPESVLTEHGYRLLDHFLHGVPAAPRSVPVAADGALVPAYPQVDTLASHPPPVDLVR from the coding sequence ATGATCCTGCTGATCGACAATTACGACTCCTTCGTCTACAACCTGGCGCGGTACGTCCGCGAGCTGGGGGAGGTCCCGGTGGTGCGCCGGCACGACGCGGTCACGCCGGACGAGATCCGGGGTCTGGCTCCCTCCCACATCATCATCTCTCCGGGACCGTGCTCTCCCGCCGAAGCGGGGATCTCGACCGAGGTCGTCCGCCGGCTGGGCCCCACCGTTCCCATTCTCGGCGTGTGCCTGGGGCACCAGTGCATCGGGGCGGCATATGGCGGTGAGATCGTCCGCTCCGGCCGGCCGATGCACGGCAAGACTTCCCCTATTCACCACCGCGGGAAGGGACTCTTCACCGGGATCCCGTCCCCATTCCGGGCCACCCGGTACCACTCCCTGGTCATCGCGCCAGCCTCCGTGCCGCCCGAGCTGGAGATCACCGCCACGGCGGAAGATGGGGAGATCATGGCGGTTCAGCACGCCAGGTTCCCGGTCTTCGGCGTTCAGTTTCATCCCGAGTCAGTGCTGACCGAGCACGGCTACCGGTTGCTCGATCACTTCCTCCACGGGGTTCCGGCGGCTCCACGATCGGTCCCGGTGGCCGCCGATGGCGCCCTGGTGCCGGCCTACCCGCAGGTGGATACCCTCGCCTCCCACCCGCCACCGGTGGATCTGGTGCGGTGA
- a CDS encoding DUF447 domain-containing protein: protein MIIETIVTSMAADGSINFAPMGVEWGEKIIVLKPFLETTTFRNLHDSRAAVINLTDDVMLFAQGAISSPQFPWVPATVVRGAVLEAACSWREIEVAAIDDTPPRSRIEGRVVHRGHSREFIGFNRARHAVLEAAILATRTHLIPMEQIHEEYARLQVVVDKTAGPREREAMGFLTDYVQSK, encoded by the coding sequence GTGATCATCGAGACTATCGTCACATCGATGGCCGCGGACGGGTCGATCAACTTCGCTCCGATGGGGGTCGAATGGGGCGAGAAGATCATCGTCCTCAAGCCGTTCCTGGAGACCACCACCTTTCGAAACCTCCACGACTCGCGCGCGGCGGTGATCAACCTGACCGACGATGTCATGCTGTTCGCCCAGGGCGCCATCTCGAGCCCCCAGTTCCCCTGGGTCCCCGCCACAGTGGTGCGCGGCGCGGTACTGGAGGCTGCGTGCTCCTGGCGGGAGATCGAGGTGGCCGCGATCGACGACACCCCGCCTCGCTCCCGCATCGAGGGCCGGGTGGTACACCGCGGCCACTCCCGGGAGTTCATCGGATTCAACCGGGCACGCCACGCGGTGCTGGAGGCGGCCATCCTGGCCACCCGGACCCACCTGATCCCGATGGAGCAGATCCACGAGGAATACGCTCGCCTGCAGGTGGTCGTCGACAAGACCGCGGGACCGCGGGAGCGGGAGGCGATGGGGTTTCTGACCGACTATGTCCAGTCGAAATAG
- a CDS encoding beta-ribofuranosylaminobenzene 5'-phosphate synthase family protein: MSSRNSVLVEAGARLHFGVLDLRGSLGRRFGGLGAGVPTPSVLLEAAPAAELRVEGPDRERVEQFARRFLEYHRLATGARVLVHRTIPAHSGLGSGTQLGLAVARALAELAGLEAGPLELARAVSRGRRSAIGIWTFALGGFIVEGGRRAGSSEIAPLLARFAVPERWRCVIAVPRGAPGLSGEAEAAAFDRLPPPPDSHVERVAHLVLMQLLPALVEADLPSFGSALTEVQRITGAWFAPQQGGIFAPGPTATLVERMAEWGAAGVGQSSWGPAVYGLVEGEEAATSLARRARGLVGTAGQVFEGGFAGTGARVWRAEAAGFPD; encoded by the coding sequence ATGTCCAGTCGAAATAGCGTGCTGGTGGAAGCGGGCGCGCGCCTCCACTTTGGCGTGCTGGACCTTCGCGGCAGCCTGGGCCGGCGCTTCGGCGGGCTCGGCGCCGGAGTGCCGACTCCCTCGGTGCTGCTGGAGGCCGCGCCGGCCGCTGAGCTTCGGGTGGAAGGGCCCGACCGGGAGCGGGTGGAGCAGTTCGCCCGCCGATTTCTGGAGTATCACCGGCTGGCCACCGGCGCCCGGGTGCTGGTTCACCGCACCATCCCGGCGCACAGCGGATTGGGGTCGGGAACGCAGCTGGGGCTGGCCGTGGCCCGAGCCCTGGCGGAGCTCGCGGGGCTGGAGGCTGGTCCGTTGGAACTGGCCCGGGCGGTGTCCCGGGGGCGGCGCTCGGCGATCGGCATCTGGACATTCGCGCTGGGGGGCTTCATCGTGGAGGGCGGACGGCGGGCCGGCTCGAGCGAGATCGCGCCGTTGCTCGCCCGGTTCGCGGTTCCGGAGCGGTGGCGCTGCGTCATCGCGGTGCCCCGGGGCGCTCCCGGGTTGAGCGGAGAGGCGGAAGCTGCGGCGTTCGATCGGCTGCCACCACCGCCGGACAGTCACGTCGAGCGGGTGGCGCATCTGGTCCTGATGCAGCTCCTTCCCGCGTTGGTCGAGGCGGACCTGCCCAGCTTCGGCTCTGCCCTGACGGAGGTACAGCGGATCACCGGGGCGTGGTTCGCGCCGCAGCAGGGTGGCATCTTCGCTCCCGGCCCGACGGCCACGCTGGTGGAACGCATGGCCGAGTGGGGCGCAGCGGGGGTGGGTCAGAGCTCCTGGGGGCCGGCGGTCTACGGTCTGGTGGAGGGCGAAGAGGCGGCGACGTCGCTGGCCCGGAGAGCCCGCGGACTGGTCGGGACGGCCGGGCAGGTTTTCGAGGGCGGATTCGCGGGGACCGGTGCCCGGGTCTGGCGGGCGGAGGCGGCCGGATTCCCTGATTGA
- a CDS encoding PQQ-dependent dehydrogenase, methanol/ethanol family has protein sequence MAAGLSLAVAVSANAQAARTGAWTLNAPEGEWQMTGRDYSLQRFSPLKQITTSNVGELRPIWSFSTGTLRGHEGNPLVVGNVMYVNTSFPNIVFALDLSKAGAPQIWKYVPNQSPDAIPIACCDLVNRGLAYSPSGKIYIEALQGELIALDAKSGKELWKAKHPDHSNAGVEANGYKQGATMTNAPIYIKTKSGKEIVIAGISGGEFGVRGRVSAFDANSGAHQWTAYSTGPDNEVLLDGDANANYPSHKGKDLGVSTWQGDEWKRGGGTTWGWYSYDPELDNFYYSVGNPGTWNPDQRPGDNKWSMTIFARNPDNGHAKWAYQMTPHDEWDYDGVNENVLFESGGKKLLAHFDRNGIGYTVDRTNGKVLVANAFGPINWAKNGGTGTPVEGVVETGVPVKDPKYGTSSKKNGEGICPAAIGFKDQQPSAYSPITGMFYVPTNHICMDYEGVEVKYTAGQPYVGAIVRMFPGPGGHRGRFISWDPMKGKVNWEIKENLAAYGGALATAGGLVFYGTMEGWLKAVDAKSGKVLWQFKTPSGIIGNPMTYTAPDGQQNVAVYSGIGGWAGIGVAAGIGAEDPTAGLGALGAFGDAGNFSTQGGVLTVFGLKNPSMPK, from the coding sequence ATGGCGGCGGGGCTGAGCCTAGCCGTCGCCGTGTCCGCCAACGCCCAAGCGGCGCGAACGGGGGCATGGACCCTGAACGCACCCGAGGGCGAATGGCAGATGACCGGTCGTGATTACAGCTTGCAGCGTTTCAGTCCGCTCAAGCAGATCACGACGTCGAACGTGGGCGAGCTGCGGCCGATCTGGTCCTTCTCGACCGGCACGCTGCGCGGCCACGAAGGCAATCCGCTCGTCGTCGGCAACGTGATGTACGTCAACACGTCCTTCCCCAACATCGTGTTCGCGCTCGACCTGTCCAAGGCCGGGGCGCCGCAGATCTGGAAGTACGTGCCGAACCAGTCACCCGACGCGATTCCAATCGCCTGTTGCGATCTGGTGAACCGTGGGTTGGCCTACAGCCCGAGCGGCAAGATCTACATCGAGGCGCTGCAGGGTGAGCTGATCGCGCTCGACGCGAAGTCCGGCAAGGAGCTGTGGAAGGCCAAGCACCCCGACCACTCCAACGCCGGCGTCGAGGCCAACGGGTACAAGCAGGGCGCCACGATGACCAACGCCCCGATCTACATCAAGACCAAGTCGGGCAAGGAAATCGTCATCGCGGGGATCTCGGGTGGTGAGTTCGGCGTCCGCGGCCGGGTGTCGGCCTTCGATGCCAACAGCGGCGCCCACCAGTGGACCGCGTACAGCACGGGCCCGGACAACGAAGTCCTGCTCGACGGCGACGCGAACGCGAACTATCCGTCGCACAAGGGCAAGGATCTCGGCGTCTCGACCTGGCAGGGCGATGAGTGGAAGCGGGGCGGCGGGACCACGTGGGGCTGGTACTCCTACGACCCCGAGCTCGACAACTTCTACTACAGCGTCGGCAACCCGGGCACGTGGAATCCCGACCAGCGGCCGGGCGACAACAAGTGGTCGATGACCATCTTCGCACGCAACCCGGATAACGGGCACGCGAAGTGGGCCTATCAGATGACCCCCCACGATGAGTGGGATTACGACGGCGTGAACGAGAACGTCCTGTTCGAGAGCGGCGGCAAGAAGCTGCTGGCGCACTTTGACCGGAACGGCATCGGCTACACCGTCGATCGTACCAACGGCAAGGTCCTCGTGGCCAACGCCTTTGGGCCGATCAACTGGGCCAAGAACGGCGGCACCGGCACCCCGGTCGAGGGCGTGGTCGAGACCGGCGTTCCCGTCAAAGATCCGAAGTATGGCACCTCCTCGAAGAAGAACGGCGAGGGCATCTGCCCGGCCGCCATCGGCTTCAAGGATCAGCAGCCCTCGGCGTACTCGCCGATCACCGGGATGTTCTACGTCCCGACGAATCACATCTGCATGGACTACGAGGGTGTGGAAGTGAAGTACACCGCCGGTCAGCCGTACGTCGGCGCGATCGTGCGGATGTTCCCGGGCCCCGGCGGCCATCGCGGCCGGTTCATCTCCTGGGATCCGATGAAGGGCAAGGTCAACTGGGAGATCAAGGAGAACCTCGCGGCCTACGGCGGGGCACTCGCCACGGCTGGCGGGCTCGTCTTCTACGGCACCATGGAAGGCTGGCTCAAGGCTGTCGATGCCAAGTCGGGTAAGGTCCTCTGGCAGTTCAAGACCCCGTCGGGCATCATCGGCAACCCGATGACCTACACCGCTCCTGACGGGCAGCAGAACGTCGCCGTGTACTCTGGTATCGGCGGCTGGGCCGGCATCGGCGTCGCCGCCGGTATCGGTGCCGAAGATCCGACCGCCGGTCTCGGCGCGCTCGGCGCCTTCGGTGACGCGGGCAACTTCTCGACCCAGGGCGGCGTGCTGACCGTCTTCGGCCTGAAGAACCCGTCGATGCCCAAGTAG
- a CDS encoding quinoprotein dehydrogenase-associated putative ABC transporter substrate-binding protein encodes MRSLSSGALGVAALLLAVPASAQRPSPLQPGLLRVCADPDNMPSSNDKGEGFENKLASMIAQEWKSELRYVWYPTRRGYFRILNGMYCDVAMEAPAGMDVAGSTKPYFRSAYVFVARQGSGLEDVKSLADPRLKKLKIGVNIYTSDAENSPPAMALARYGVVGNLTGFSTFFDDQNRPEDIVKAVAGKAVDIAIAWGPLAGYYAKSSPVPLVLNPLPERDSLSDTPFRYSIGLAVRRRDKELRDSLQTLLDRKAPEIQALLKQYNVPLFPIPEEKEGEKVTGSTPAAPADSTRVAGRR; translated from the coding sequence ATGAGAAGCCTTTCGAGCGGCGCACTGGGTGTCGCGGCGCTCCTGCTGGCCGTGCCGGCGAGCGCGCAGCGCCCGTCGCCGCTTCAGCCCGGCCTGCTCCGGGTCTGTGCCGATCCCGACAACATGCCCTCCTCCAACGACAAGGGCGAGGGCTTCGAGAACAAGCTCGCCAGCATGATCGCCCAGGAATGGAAGTCAGAGCTGCGATACGTCTGGTACCCCACCCGGCGGGGATATTTCCGGATTCTCAACGGGATGTACTGTGACGTGGCGATGGAGGCCCCGGCCGGCATGGATGTGGCGGGTTCGACCAAGCCCTACTTCCGTTCGGCCTACGTCTTCGTGGCCCGGCAGGGGAGCGGCCTGGAGGACGTCAAATCGCTGGCCGACCCCCGTCTCAAGAAGCTCAAGATCGGGGTCAACATCTACACCTCGGACGCCGAGAACTCCCCGCCGGCCATGGCGCTGGCCCGCTACGGGGTGGTCGGTAACCTCACCGGCTTCAGCACCTTCTTCGATGACCAGAATCGGCCGGAGGACATCGTCAAGGCGGTGGCCGGCAAGGCCGTGGATATCGCTATCGCCTGGGGCCCGCTCGCCGGGTACTACGCCAAGTCCTCACCGGTGCCCCTGGTGCTGAATCCGCTGCCCGAACGCGACTCGCTGAGCGACACCCCGTTCCGGTACAGTATCGGACTCGCCGTCCGCCGGCGCGACAAGGAATTGCGTGACAGTCTCCAAACGTTGCTCGATCGGAAGGCGCCCGAGATTCAGGCCCTGCTCAAGCAATACAACGTCCCGCTCTTCCCCATTCCGGAAGAAAAGGAAGGCGAGAAGGTCACCGGTTCCACCCCCGCGGCACCGGCCGATTCCACCCGGGTGGCTGGTCGGCGCTGA
- a CDS encoding c-type cytochrome, with protein sequence MRTSISTVLHQLLLGSAVMLGIFALPRRAAAQELRDQWHQAPRDTVSQDIYDGWKQFNLNCARCHGEDALGTSFAPHLIVSLKPDGPIPTKELFIQTVCAGRPAKGMPSWCALGMELPTIEKIYGYVKARSDAKMAPGRPAVKREG encoded by the coding sequence ATGCGTACGTCCATCTCCACAGTGCTCCACCAACTGCTCCTGGGTTCGGCCGTCATGCTGGGCATCTTTGCCCTTCCCCGCCGGGCCGCCGCCCAGGAACTGCGCGACCAGTGGCACCAGGCCCCACGAGACACCGTTTCCCAGGACATCTACGACGGCTGGAAACAGTTCAATCTCAATTGCGCCCGGTGTCACGGAGAGGACGCGCTGGGCACCTCCTTCGCGCCGCACCTGATCGTATCGCTCAAGCCCGATGGCCCGATTCCCACCAAAGAGCTATTCATCCAGACGGTCTGCGCCGGCCGGCCGGCGAAAGGGATGCCCTCGTGGTGCGCCCTGGGCATGGAGCTGCCGACGATCGAGAAGATCTATGGCTACGTCAAGGCGCGAAGCGACGCCAAGATGGCCCCGGGACGCCCGGCCGTGAAGCGCGAGGGGTAG